The DNA sequence GTACAATCAATTCTATAGAAAATAAACTTGATAAGAACTTTTCTATGAATATTTGGCCCTGCATTTGAAAAATAAggagagaaaattaaaatataaactaagtTAAACACCACCTAATCTGTAATCATAAAGAtgaattacttttaatatttaatgaggCCAATGTTTTCTCTTCTGTTTCGGCAATCAATGGTCACCATCGTTTTAAATCAATGGAAAGATGGAGTAACAGCATTTTGCCATTACCAAACTATGCCTATTTATCTATCGAATCATTCTTATAAACAGTACAAATCCCATGTAACATTTTAAACCGAATATGTCTAGCTATGGAATATCGACTTGTAGTGTACTACTGCTTGACATAAATCAGAATCTCTTTACGGGCATAATTTATAACGACAATCGCAGAACAGCATTTTCTTATCATTGTCTCCGAATGGAAACCACAAGATATCAGTTTCTTTGGACAACCAAAGCTGCACTTTAAGGTGAAATCGTAAGTGATTAACTACAGTACCACAAAAAATTCGACACTGTATATCAAAAACCTTTTAACCGAAAAAGGTAACCAAGTTACAAAGAAATCAATGTAGTTGTTTTTATTGAACCAGCAAGAAAAACATCAACTTATGACATTTTGCTAATTGAAAATCAATAGCCCCAGTTATCATTCCTGATCTCATCATCGAACTTCTTTTTCAGCTCAGGGTGCTTTTCGAAGTACTCATCTGCCGTCATGGTACTAAGCTTTTTCtgtgaaaaagaagaaaaaaaagaatgagatttttaataaaaatcctATAAAGCTGTAAAATCTGAGGTTATATCTATTACCTTCAACTCTTGTACTTCAGCAATTTCCTTTTCCAAACGTTCAGATTCCTTCAGAGATTTCTCTTCTGCTTCTTTAAGCTCAATCAACTGCAGCCAAAAACGCAAGCATAATAAATCaggaaattataattgtaaaagtaatgtATGAGTAAAAGAGCCTTTTTAGGACGTAAaagatttaaacaaaataaaactaacaaTTTGACTAAAAAGTTCTTACCAGGGAGTCAAATTTAGCCTTATACTGAGGAGTTACTGTGTCAACAAACTTGGGGACCTCAATGCCTGCAAATAGGGCATCAAATCaaacattaaaatttgaattaattgtAGGTAAAAgagtaaatttataaaatgacaTATTGGTTGTGCACACGCACATATATGGGGCATAACAAATTAATTTAGCCCATCCAAAGCAAGGTAGAATAGTCATGATTAgattattattaagaaaatgaaatttcagTCTAATTTAACTTCACAATAACCAACTTATAAGATGAGGTTTAAATCTACataatccacacacacacacaaacacacacacacacacacacatatatatatatatatataatgattttaCCTTATCTCTAGCCTATGTAGGCTCTTCAACACACTCCCACATGCCAAGGGTTGGACATCTCAAACGTGGGACCGAGACGAACCCAATATGCCCAACAAACTTGACTAAGATCATTTGTCATTATTTTAGTCAATGTAGGCTCTTCAACAATTACATTAATCTCAAACTATCTCACCTAATAGACTCCTTATACAgagacacacacacatacaggAAACTACACCAAATGCATAATCCATTCCACATTAGCTAATAATATAAGGAAACTATAAGGCAAGGCTTATGtgtagagttgtcaaaacgggtaacccaacccgactcggttcgacccaccacgggttgatcactaagtgagccaacccaacccggctcacttattagcaagccaaaaaaaaaattgaactcgACCCGGCCTaccacgggttggctcacgagtttacttaattaaaaaaaatacatcttttttactttttttcaatcaaaactaaattataattctaattaaaatctaaataaattttaatacaatccaaatacaaactaaaatcacaaaaatacaaattatctatgtgttggctaaaaaaaaacctaacatgacccaaatgcaaaattcaacttaataaaaaacaccGTGTGACcatttatttgcgggttggtgagtcgggactcaccacgggttcaacctgggtgagccgggtcaaaaatcaacccgtattgaaatttgtaaaaaaatttcaacccaacccgagcCGAACCTGTGGTGAGCCTGGTTGACTcacgggttccaacccattttgacaactctactaATGTGTCATTGATCTGAGATCTTATATCAAAATCAAACTACATCCATTTTCCAAATTCAAGTCCCTAGTACATAGGTATTATTTAAATGTGAAAGTAGAGGCAAAACATTGCCACAGCTGAGTAGCATATTGTTTCGTATGCTCTTCATTTTACAAATTGGGAtttaaacagaaaaataaacaGTCCCATAAACACTTTGAACACTAGATTCTATGTATCACTAGAATATAGGTTTTAACACGCATTGGAAAGTATATTATAACATGAGGAAATTGGTAAACAAAAAGAATGTCATGGATGTTTGGAGATGTCTAGTCAACTACCTATTTGAACTTTTCCTAATTTCTATCCAATATTATTTGCAAAATTTTGTCCATATAACGAGTTTCTACAATCATTCTTTTTAcaacaaagaaataaattgaaaaagagagagaaagatggAATAAGACGAgtaagaagagaagaaaaaaaatagtttttttacaATATATGTACTGACTTGCAAATCAAAATGTAAATCAGTGTAGAACAAGGAGCACTTTTGTAAACCCATGATGGAAACTGGTGTGCACATAACCCAAAGGAAGAAATGCAGaagtaaaaaaatgtttcattgGGGTTGAGCAAGACTCTAGAGTCTTCGCTCATGGAGGAGAGTAAGTGCATgacaaaaaactaaatttacaaACCTTAAATTCAATGATGTCATCATCGCCACTAAGAATGAGTCAAGCACACTACCCAGTACTGGTATCGTTAAGAAAtctaaatatatacatattaatagCATTGGCCATGGAATTTATAAACATACTCTCGTAATGCTCCTTGTACATGTCCACCAAACGAGGGCCAATGCCTTTCCTGTAATAATCCCAGTCGATGGGCTCAGGTTCCTGCAGAATGAAATAAACAACTAAGCAATTCCTGAAAATGATAActtaaaaaaacgaaaaaaataatCAACTACAACAAGCATCTAACTAGTTTATCACACGATCAATTCGAATCGCAAAGCGCTCTAGTTCAAAACACAACGAAGAGGCGCTTGAACAAACATTCACATAACAGGGACcttaatgtttataaaaataataaaaataatcatttc is a window from the Vigna unguiculata cultivar IT97K-499-35 chromosome 7, ASM411807v1, whole genome shotgun sequence genome containing:
- the LOC114192369 gene encoding ATP synthase subunit d, mitochondrial — encoded protein: MSGTVKKVTDVAFKVGKNIDWDGMGKLLVSDEARREFSNLRRAFDEVNSQLQTKFSQEPEPIDWDYYRKGIGPRLVDMYKEHYESIEVPKFVDTVTPQYKAKFDSLLIELKEAEEKSLKESERLEKEIAEVQELKKKLSTMTADEYFEKHPELKKKFDDEIRNDNWGY